The following DNA comes from Cytophagales bacterium.
CGAATCCTTCAGAGTTGATCGAAGCGAACAAAGAATCATTTTCGCTGGTCAGTAATTCTTCTCTCAGGTCGTTTACTTCCTGACGAACCACTGCACTATCTTCTGCGGAAGGCTTAACTTCAAACACGATGTAGTCTATGTTCTTGCTTTCTTCTGACTGGTACTCATCCGCATGACTATCCAGGTAATCCTGCAATTCGCTTTCAGTTACATCAACAGATGAATCTGCTACGGAAAAGAATGGAACGTAGAGGAAGTCAATCGAAGCAGTGGAATTATTGGTTACATAGTTCCCCTTTGACTCGTACTTATTCGCATAAGTTGTTTTCGCCAACAAATTCTCGTACTTGGTCAACTCTCGGGAAGGACGAAGACTCGCTTCGAAGTTTTTCCAGGGACGCTGATTTTCTACAGGAGCAGAACTGATCTGCTGCAAGAACGTCATCAATTGTTCTTTGTTGAACAAACCAGTCTGAGGGTCTGAGAAATTTCTCTGTACGTCTGGGTGAATGTTTTTACCCTGAACCATTTCGATCATCTCATCATCAGTCACTTCGATCCCTAGTTGATCGAATTGAGGACCGAATACTTTTTTGATGATCAGTTCCTGCCAGGCTTGCTGTCGTATTTGATCGATTGCCTGCGCATTGGGGTTGGTTCCGAATTGGATAAGGTAGTTGTAAGAAAGTCTTTCAACTTCGGCCTGAAATTCTTCATAAGATACTTCGGAGGAGGCCATTTCTCCGATTTCTGTGGAGGCACCGCCTAGCAACACTGAATTTGATTGCAGCAAATCAGTCAAGATGAAAGCTCCCATCGAAAATGCGATGAAGACAATCACGATCTTGCCCATGCGGTTCCTTAAAGTATTAATCAACGCCATTTGTCCGTTCTTGAAAAATTTTTAAGACGGCAAAAATAAGGAGTCGGGGGCAAACGCCCATGACTTTATCAAAAGATAAAGGGCTAATTATCAACTACTTTGAATTTTCTTCCAGATCGATCAGGGATAATCGTACATGATCGATGCGATTATCCTGCACAGAAACGATCACAAACTCGAAATTCTCATGCGTAATCACCTCGTTGAGGTCGGGAATGTCCTCGTAAACATGCAGGATCAACCCTCCTAACGTGTCAAATTCACCTTCTGGAAGATCGAGAGCATAAGTCTCATTCAGGTAATCGATCTCGTGACGGGCACTTAGCAGGTATTCTGTATCGGAAATCTTGTTTTCCAGCAATTCTTCATCATCATGTTCATCGCGGATCTCTCCAAAAATTTCTTCGATGACATCTTCCATGCTGACAATCCCGGAAGTCCCCCCAAACTCATCGACCACCAGAGCCAGGCTTTTGTGCTCATTGATGAATTGTACCAATAGTTCATTTGCCGGAGTGGTTTCTGGCACAATAATGATCGATGTGAGGATTTTTTTAATGGTGGAAGGTTTCTTAAAGAGCTCAAGTGAGTGACAGTAGCCAATTACGTCATCAATGGATTCTTTGTACACCACAATCTTAGAATGTCCACTTTCAATAAACGCCTGTTTCAGTTCTTGAATGTCGTCATCAATATCTACCGCTATGATCTCTGTCCTGGGGATCATACACTCCCGGACCTTTACCTCTTTGAATTCCAAGGCATTGTTGAAGATCTTGGTGTCGATCTCATGCTCCTCTTCAGGAGTCGATATGATATTTGTTCTGATGTAGTTATTGAGATCTGTGATGCCATAAACGGGTTTATCCTCAGAATATTCCAATTTGAATATCTGAGTGATGATGATTTTGGAAATCTGCACCACAGGCCAAACAACAATCCAAAGCAACAAATAGATCAGTCCCATGGGAATGGCAAGCAAACGCAACATGAAACTAGGGTTGAGCATGAATAAACTCTTAGGAAGAAACTCTGCCGTTATTAAAACCAAAATGGTAGAGATGATCGCATAGAGAGGTATTGACAAGAGTAGCGGCTCTAACGGGAAGTGGGTTTTAAGCAAAATGTTCGCCAAGCCTCCATACGCAACCAAAGCGATATTATTGCCCACCAATGTAGTGGCCAGAAAGTGTGCACGATTGCGATGAAAAATGCCAAGAATCCATCCTACTCTTCCTCCTTTTTGATGGATCAACTCAAGAGTGATCTTGTCGGAAGAAACAAAAGCTATTTCCATCCCGGAGAAAAAAGCAGAGAAAAACAGGCAAATTAATATCCCTTCCCAAATCATAGGCGTGAAGAAAAAATAGCTTCCACGTATCTAATATAGTTACAAAGGGTCATCGCTTCTTTTTTGATGGCTTCTTTTTTGATTTCTTTCGGGCTTTTTCTTCTTCCTCCTCCTTAAGTTTCCTGCGTCCCTTCTTGAACGCATAGGCAAAAAGTAATCCCAGCGAGAACACAAAAATTCCATAGGCCTCAGATATGGAATAGATCAGCGCCTGGTGCGTACCGATCACAAAAAAACCCCATGCCATAAAAAAGAAAATACTTTCGGATCCTTTCATTAACAGTTATTGTGGGTCATCCTCAATGGTCAGGGTACCTGAAGGCTCGTGTATGGTGTAGCTATCAAAGTTTTGGTCAGCCGTCAATCCATTCCCTGTATGGATCTCTCCATCCGAAACGATGGTTACAAACTTCTCGGTGTAGAAAATCTCTTTGTTGGGATCCCAAAACAATTCCTCGGTATTGAGTTCATCTTTGGTATCGAAGTTCTGTACTACCACATTCCCGATGCCACGATAGATATCTTCCTCACTGCTGTACTCAGCCACATCGGAACGAAAAGTCGATTGCTTTGTTTTTCCATCCTTGCGGTAAATCTCAAGATTCAACCCTTCAGGCCAATTTTCATCTCCACTTTTAAAGGTGATCTTTTTGGCCGAACGGATACGGATCACCGCCTTTCCGGAATCAGTCATCATGGTATTTTCATCCACAATGACCCGAATAGGCCCTTCGTACGACTCAGCTTGCTTCAGGTCCTTGGTCTCACAGGCTACCATCGCAACTAGTACGCAGAGCATAAAAAAACGGCCACAGGAATATCCTATGGCCGCAATGCTTTTTATAGAGAGCAAATTAGTTTGCAGGTCTTCTTTCAATTGTCACGTCTGTATTGATCCAACATCCCACAGTGACTTGCTTACCTTCTTCATAGTTTTCATTGAAGATCTCCTCAATGGAAGGGAATTGTGCCTGAGCAGCTTCCATCAATTTGGCTTCACCTGCTCTTTTAAATTCATTGTAAGCAGCGATGTAAACCGCTCTGTCCTGCACTTTGCTTTGTCCCCCTTTACACTCTTCGAAACTCTTCATGTAAAGCGTACCGATCAAACGATTGGCTTCTTTCTTAGAAGGATCGAAAGCCAATGCTCTTCTCGCGCTGCTTCGTGCATCAATCTTGCGATCCTGCACATTGTAGATTTTCGCCATATCGATATGAACGTCTGCTTTCTTGATGTTATCATCTGTCAGATCAATCGCTTTATTGAAGTATTCGAATGCCTGAGCATAATCTTCATTGGCAGTCGCTTTCTTAGCGATGAAGAGACATACACCATAATCAGGCTCACTTTCGTTGATGATGGTCGCTGATTTGATTGCCAGCGGGCTATCTGTACACTTATTGTTGAGCAGCAATTGGAAAATTTTCTTGGCCCACTTCACATCACCGGTAGCCTCCAGCTTAGGTCCGAGTACCGTTTCAACGAATTCACAATTCACTTCTACAGTAGCAGTAAGCAGTTTATCTACCTGATCCTGATACTTGTCGTAACGAGCTTTTTTATCATCCGAAACTTTTGCTCTTTGAGCAGCTAAATGGTCGGAAATGATAGAATAAATCTCAATTACTTTCTCATCACTTACATCTCCTTTTGCAAATCGGAATTTGTAGACCACATTCATGTAAGCAACGAGATTACCAGCGTTGGTCTTTTCACCGTTCATGTCCACAGCTTTAGTGAACAGCTCGTACAGGTAAGGATATTTTTCTTTGGTCTTATTGTAAAATTTGTAGGCGAAAATGGCTTTTCGATTGGTTACGAAGGCCTCTTTCTGGAAATACTCAACGCGCTGATCGAATATCTCCAATCCTCTTTGTACATATTCTTCTTTCTTGGTAGCATCTGCTTCTTTGGAAGCAAGATTGCTGTAGATTTTTTCCCCTTGCTGATAGATAGATACATGAAGATCGGGTGTATTCTCATACAACCACTCCAGAGGAACGATCGCTTCCTCAAATTTTCCTGCCTTAAACAGGTCAGTATAAAGGGCATTTTGCTCCTTCGCTTTATCAACGTCCTGACCCCAGTTCCATCCGGGTTGAGCTTGGGCAAAGAACACCGCTGTAGCTAGTACGGCGAAGACAAAACCTTTTTTGATGTTTTTCATATCGATTGCTTTTCTCAACGACTTGCAATAAGTGCAAGTCACAAATATAACCATTGCTTTCTTTAAATTCTCCTAGTCATAGCGCCTCTTAATGAACCATCGGTCATTTATCGTCGCTCCGAGAACAATTTGGAAGTAATTTTCTCTCACCAGATCATTGTCCGTCGTTCCTCGCCAACCAAGTTTGAAGGCGGAATCGATGGTAGATACGGCATTGATGGGAAATGTCGCACCAAAAGTAAAGCCTATATCGTTGAGATCTGTATCATTGACGATATAGGGAAGTTCTTTGTAAGTAAAACCCGCTCGATAAAAGATCCGATTCCAGTAACTTCTAACGTTGACATAATCCGGAACAAATTCTGCTCCAACAGCTATCTTCAAATCATCCCTGAAATTCGGATTAGAGCTATATTCTCCGCCAGACCCTCTGGTAATATCAGCACCAATGGTCCATTTATTTAAGATTTGATAAGAAATACCCAACCCAATTACCGTCGGCAATTCAAATGTTTCACTTTGGTCTACCCTGATTTCCTGACGCTGAATCAAAGTTCCCGCTGTTTCACGTGTGAAAAGTTCATCGCGTGTTCCGTCTAACGTAGTAGACAAGTCATAGGTCAGTCCAAAGTTCACAGCTCGAGTTTCCGAGATCTGCACCCGGTAAAATCCTCCAAACTGAAAAGCAAAGTCCTGATAGGCTATTTCGTTATTGTAATTAATCGTAAACGGAGAATTGTCTCCTTCAACGATACTTTGAAGCCGATTTCGGACCGATCCGAAAACAAAACTGCTTTTAAGACCTATGGAGAAATTCTTGGTTATTGCAACTCCATTAGTCCAATCCAGTCGACTTAAACCTCCTTCTCCGGCAAAGGCGTTGATCGATTCGAGATCAGTACCGTCAATGGTCTGTCTGGAGAAAAAATCATAATTCACTGTGCTGTAAGGCAATACGGCTACGGCAGAAGTCCACTTACCCGAAATGACCGGAAAAGAAATGTTCAGGAATCTTAGACCCGCTGTACCATCAGATTGGGTGTTATTCTGTGTCGTAAAACTTCTAATATCCCCCTGAAAACCCACCTGAAAAGCGGTTAGCGTATTGAACACTGCCAACGCGGGGTTTACATTATTGATGTGCCAGAACGTCGGTGTGGAAATACCAATCTCACCCATCCCCAGGTTTTGAGGCATGCCTGAGAACGAAAGCTCACCAAGCCCATTGCTGCTGTAGGGTGACACCACCGTCTGCGCATTTGCCGCCACACTCCATACAAACAGTAAAAATATTAGGATATTAATCCGCCTCATGATCATCTAAAATTCTATGCAATCCCACCAGTACGATTTCAGGGCGCACAAAGATGGGTGGTTTTATAAAGGATTCAAAGCTGGATGCACTTCCACCGGTTACAATAACGCGCGAGAGGTCAAATTCTTTTTTGAATTGGTCAATAAAACCATTGATTTCCATGGCCATTCCCTCTCTTGCACCCAGATACATGCATTCACGGGTGCTTTTACCCGGAAAGTTGGTGCTGGAAAATTGATCCATGGAAATGTCCGGTAAACGTCCCGTCATTTCGTGCATCGAGCGCATACGCATATTGTAACCTGGAGAAATGATTCCTCCATGGAAAGTTCCCTGATGATCAATGATATCGTAAGTGTTACAGGTTCCAAGGTCCATGATGAGTACACGCTCGCCCGGAAATTCGGTGTAACCTCCAACAGCTGCTGCTAACCGATCCATACCCAGGGTTTCAGGCGTATCATAATTGAGTTGAATAGGCAAAGTTGTTTGGCGATCAAGAAACAGGGGTCTTTTTTTTGCAGGCAGCGTCTCAAAAATATCAGATGTCATGACAACTGAACTGACAATCGCTGGAGATTCACTGGAACCGATCAATTCGACCAGAGATTCTGCACTCTCTACATAAAAGATATCCACAAGTTTCGAACCATGAAATCGCCCTCCTTTGATCCGGGTGTTACCCACATCGAAAACTAACTTTTCCTCCATTTTCATCCGATCTTCAAAAGTAAGTCATGCCTCGTCATAGAGTAGCTCAATCGAATGAATTCGCATCGGAACCTGCTGATTTTTAGGGATTTTTAACAAGCCTGGAAGAATCATCGCTCTTATTTGCAAAAAGTGAAAGCATCCTGAAACGCTGTTAACATCGTTTTGCTTGCGTTAGGCCAATTGACCGTTAGCCGATGGTAAATCAACTAGTGTTTTAACAGCTCGCTGAACTCAGACTATTTTTATATCTTTCTAAGGAATTTGCTTTTCTAGGCTCTAAGTGTAATTTAGTGAGGTAGAAAGAGCTGCGACTGACCAATATGACCCTTAATTACCGCATTGTCTTTGTATTTCTGGTGATGTTGATCGGATTTTCCGCTCAATCTTTCCCTGTGGAAGAATTGAGTCCTGGGGAAGCCGTGGAGCTTGTAGCCAGCAGCGATTCCGGATCTTCCGAACATCATGGGCCTGCGGCATGGAGTGTCTTCCCTTTCGTTTTGCTGCTCTTGATGATCGCCACAGGTCCGCTTTTTTACGAACACTTCTGGCATAAGAACTATCCAATAGTTGCGTTGGTTCTGGCAGCAATCGTAATAGGGTACTATTTATTTGGTTTACATAATTCACATAGCCCTATTCATGCCCTGGCGGAATATGTTCAGTTCATTGCATTGCTTTCCGGATTGTACATTGCCTCAGGTGGGATCATGATTATCGTCGACAAAAAGGCAGCACCAGGTACGAACGTCATCTTGTTGGCCATCGGGGCTGTAATCGCAAATATCATCGGAACGACAGGGGCTTCAATGTTACTGATCCGTCCATTTATCCGATTGAATAAAAATCGGATCAAAGCCTATCACATCATCTTTTTCATCTTTTTAGTGAGTAATATCGGCGGTTGCCTCACTCCCATCGGAGATCCTCCGCTGTTTCTAGGGTTCTTAAAAGGTGTTCCATTTTTCTGGACCTTAAGTCACAATGTGGTGCCCTGGGCATTCGCAGTGGTGGTCTTGTTGGTGCTTTTCTTCCTGTACGACAAAAGAAACAAGTCCGATTATAGTTTCGGCGAAGATGTATCGGAACCCACCAACAAAGTGGCCATTCGTGGTACAAGAAATTTCTGGTGGTTGTCCGTGGTAGTTGGCTCTGTTTTCCTCGACCCCAATGTTTTTGAGTGGGTGCCAGGAATTGAATACGATGGCGTGAAATTCTCTTTTATTAGAGAGATCATCATGTTTACCAGTGCTTTCTTAGCTTATAAGTTTGCTGACAAACAGGCTTTGAGTGGCAATGATTTCAATTTTGAGCCAATACGAGAAGTAGCCTTTATCTTCATTGGCATATTTGGCACCATGATGCCCGCTCTGGAATTGGTAAGCAATTATGCCCAATCTCCTGAAGGAGCAGCGCTGATCTCTCACAATACCCTTTACTGGGGAACAGGACTACTTTCAGGGTTCCTGGACAATGCACCAACTTATATTAACTTCCTAACGGCAGCTATGGCTTCCACAGGAGCAAGCATTACGGTACTGCCAGAAGTGGTCGAATACGCCTCCGGAGGATTTCCAAATTCTATCCTGAATCTGCAAGCCATATCAGTGGCAGCAGTTTTCTTTGGCGCCATGACCTACATTGGCAACGGCCCTAACTTCATGGTCAAGTCAATTGCAGAGCAAGTTGGTATTAAAATGCCTTCTTTCTTCGGTTACATCATTCGGTTTTCTATCCCGATCTTATTACCGATCTTCTTGCTCGTTTGGTTGATCTTCTTTGCATTTGCCTGATTAGACAATCACATCAACAGAAGTACAAGCCATTTCTTTGTTAACACACTAAGCAGAGATGATTGAGCAATTTGCATAGCGGCAAAACGCCATTCCTCCGTACTAGAGATCCTGTTAAAAATCAAATAAGCTTTCGTTCAACAATTTCAGGGACTGCTTCTTGTATTGCGTATCTACCAGTACAGAAACGTTATTTTTTGATCCACCGAAGGAAATCATCCGAATGGGAACCTCACTCAAAGAATTGAATATCCTGGCACCGGTACCCTTGCTCTCAGCAATGAGATCTCCCACCACACAGATGATCGTTTGATCCGTATCTACTTCTACTAAACCAAAGGGTTTGATCTCTTCCACGATTTGGGACAAATGGGTATCGTCATCGATCGTCAATGAAACCGCAATTTCCGAGGTGGTGATCATATCAATGGAAGTCTTGTGTGTTTCAAAAACCTCGAATACTTTTCTCAGGAAACCATAGGCCATGATCATCCGGGTGGACTTGATCTTGATGGCCGTGATATTGCTCTTGGCTGCAATGGCTTTAACTCCCTGTGGATCTTTGTGAGAATTAATGAGTGTGCCTTCCGCGTCTGGTTCCATCGTGTTCTTTATTCTCACGGGCACATCGTGCTGGTGCGCAGGAATGATACAGGTCGGATGCAGGATCTTGGCACCGAAATAGGCCAGCTCCCCTGCTTCATCAAATGATAGTCTGGAAATGGGCCTGGTCTTATCAACCACCCGAGGGTCGTTGTTGTGCATCCCATCGATATCCGTCCAGATCTGGACCTCCTCAGCCTGCAAAGCGGCCCCTATCAAGGTAGCCGAATAATCACTCCCTCCTCGCTTTAGGTTATCTGTTCCACCTTCGGCATTGCGAC
Coding sequences within:
- a CDS encoding hemolysin family protein, which produces MIWEGILICLFFSAFFSGMEIAFVSSDKITLELIHQKGGRVGWILGIFHRNRAHFLATTLVGNNIALVAYGGLANILLKTHFPLEPLLLSIPLYAIISTILVLITAEFLPKSLFMLNPSFMLRLLAIPMGLIYLLLWIVVWPVVQISKIIITQIFKLEYSEDKPVYGITDLNNYIRTNIISTPEEEHEIDTKIFNNALEFKEVKVRECMIPRTEIIAVDIDDDIQELKQAFIESGHSKIVVYKESIDDVIGYCHSLELFKKPSTIKKILTSIIIVPETTPANELLVQFINEHKSLALVVDEFGGTSGIVSMEDVIEEIFGEIRDEHDDEELLENKISDTEYLLSARHEIDYLNETYALDLPEGEFDTLGGLILHVYEDIPDLNEVITHENFEFVIVSVQDNRIDHVRLSLIDLEENSK
- the lptC gene encoding LPS export ABC transporter periplasmic protein LptC, whose protein sequence is MLCVLVAMVACETKDLKQAESYEGPIRVIVDENTMMTDSGKAVIRIRSAKKITFKSGDENWPEGLNLEIYRKDGKTKQSTFRSDVAEYSSEEDIYRGIGNVVVQNFDTKDELNTEELFWDPNKEIFYTEKFVTIVSDGEIHTGNGLTADQNFDSYTIHEPSGTLTIEDDPQ
- a CDS encoding type III pantothenate kinase; this encodes MEEKLVFDVGNTRIKGGRFHGSKLVDIFYVESAESLVELIGSSESPAIVSSVVMTSDIFETLPAKKRPLFLDRQTTLPIQLNYDTPETLGMDRLAAAVGGYTEFPGERVLIMDLGTCNTYDIIDHQGTFHGGIISPGYNMRMRSMHEMTGRLPDISMDQFSSTNFPGKSTRECMYLGAREGMAMEINGFIDQFKKEFDLSRVIVTGGSASSFESFIKPPIFVRPEIVLVGLHRILDDHEAD
- a CDS encoding sodium:proton antiporter; its protein translation is MTLNYRIVFVFLVMLIGFSAQSFPVEELSPGEAVELVASSDSGSSEHHGPAAWSVFPFVLLLLMIATGPLFYEHFWHKNYPIVALVLAAIVIGYYLFGLHNSHSPIHALAEYVQFIALLSGLYIASGGIMIIVDKKAAPGTNVILLAIGAVIANIIGTTGASMLLIRPFIRLNKNRIKAYHIIFFIFLVSNIGGCLTPIGDPPLFLGFLKGVPFFWTLSHNVVPWAFAVVVLLVLFFLYDKRNKSDYSFGEDVSEPTNKVAIRGTRNFWWLSVVVGSVFLDPNVFEWVPGIEYDGVKFSFIREIIMFTSAFLAYKFADKQALSGNDFNFEPIREVAFIFIGIFGTMMPALELVSNYAQSPEGAALISHNTLYWGTGLLSGFLDNAPTYINFLTAAMASTGASITVLPEVVEYASGGFPNSILNLQAISVAAVFFGAMTYIGNGPNFMVKSIAEQVGIKMPSFFGYIIRFSIPILLPIFLLVWLIFFAFA
- a CDS encoding aspartate kinase; protein product: MKVLKFGGTSVGSASRMKGVAALVTATEGPKVVVLSAVSGTTNALVEISALHQGGEKDTALEKSKTLRLKYGPLIDELLEKTALRERANTVVDKYFAELDRLLDQPFRPQIEKITVVFGELISTNLFSLYLEEQGVSMKLLSAVDFMYLNEANDPDMEVIKPRLAAQLEQYEGVTTFVTQGFICRNAEGGTDNLKRGGSDYSATLIGAALQAEEVQIWTDIDGMHNNDPRVVDKTRPISRLSFDEAGELAYFGAKILHPTCIIPAHQHDVPVRIKNTMEPDAEGTLINSHKDPQGVKAIAAKSNITAIKIKSTRMIMAYGFLRKVFEVFETHKTSIDMITTSEIAVSLTIDDDTHLSQIVEEIKPFGLVEVDTDQTIICVVGDLIAESKGTGARIFNSLSEVPIRMISFGGSKNNVSVLVDTQYKKQSLKLLNESLFDF